One Paramisgurnus dabryanus chromosome 10, PD_genome_1.1, whole genome shotgun sequence genomic region harbors:
- the ccdc62 gene encoding coiled-coil domain-containing protein 62: MNGEKEKMNSETRGHLPISRGYSVEPWHSTPVKKNLFGTEETPDVSRAKFKDESRTRPAGLSSPNLSKPMSFYSLPQDYQTPANGLEISTIQKQRLELQCLIAELKDRETELNAMAAAHHRQLLSWEQDRQRVLILEQRCARLEDELQKRNDVIRALSKRTKVVEAREKDIYRELNSTQQQLHEMSQTQLNTSRHQQDLEEKNQSLNSTIMMLSSQVGQLQVREEELSSMLKLKDKDVIEATNHILELSGRLCELEKSLGELRMRESKALREIEEQKHSFRESRHENTQLKAELREKTFENNGQREDLIRMKQENQLLKKELTALELQLLNEDKSWRDELLEISRSKQARAESELLCLRQVCENQQNDLQLLKLNLESARETLRHHEGQRSRHKGQRSPERTDSGIGSSQVMIFSEQQDTEIDTGLISNLNHSTGRNISSDLTQHPHVEAETQTYDEREFGSTTQSFKNPEVKGQSAVGEDDSDSVRTTGTFTARQGTISDQQFHDNPSKETGVQCSPHSASTARCCDDSANPPESRTHQAVYSDDGAGMDFMAFIDYHPDMGTPLCLVDMDVDPKFSCTADLSCLHLDCPSPGSGRSSGRLHDSALSIEFSGNEEGYNSSTSRLQRLLAESREMVATLECTSGKPVSPAQSPTNSDAVCQLQTSNGSGSHHNHSQSSTHSQESSKTSRESDFKNSQGSKDL; the protein is encoded by the exons ATGAATGGAGAAAAGGAGAAAATGAATTCAGAAACACGTGGACATCTCCCTATATCAAGAG GATATTCAGTTGAACCCTGGCACAGTACTCCTGTAAAAAAG AATCTTTTTGGTACTGAAGAAACCCCAGATGTTTCCCGAGCCAAATTTAAAGATGAAAGCAGAACAAGACCTGCAGGTCTTTCTTCTCCAAACCTCTCCAAACCAATGTCTTTTTACTCATTACCACAAGATTATCAG ACACCAGCTAACGGATTGGAGATCTCCACCATTCAGAAGCAGAGACTCGAGCTGCAATGTTTGATAGCAGAACTGAAGGACCGGGAAACCGAACTTAATGCCATGGCTGCAGCCCATCACAGGCAGCTTTTATCCTGGGAACAGGACCGTCAGAGAGTCCTAATACTGGAGCAGAGATGTGCCAGGCTGGAGG ATGAGCTGCAGAAGCGTAATGATGTGATCAGAGCTCTTAGCAAGCGAACAAAGGTGGTGGAGGCGAGAGAAAAAGACATCTATAGAGAACTCAACAGCACCCAACAGCAGCTACATGAGATGAGCCAGACACAATTGAACACCAGCAGACACCAACAAGACCTGGAG GAGAAAAACCAGAGTCTAAACTCCACCATCATGATGCTGTCATCACAAGTAGGACAGCTGCAGGTTCGAGAGGAGGAGCTCAGTTCAATGCTCAAGCTGAAG GATAAAGATGTGATTGAGGCAACCAATCACATTTTAGAGCTGTCTGGTCGCCTTTGTGAGCTAGAGAAATCCCTGGGGGAACTGCGAATGCGCGAAAGCAAAGCCCTGCGAGAAATCGAGGAGCAAAAACACAGTTTCAGAGAGAGCAGACATGAAAACACTCAACTGAAAG CTGAACTTCGGGAGAAGACCTTTGAGAATAACGGACAGAGAGAAGATCTCATTCGAATGAAACAGGAGAATCAGCTGCTAAAGAAAGAGCTCACTGCCCTCGAACTTCAGCTCTTGA ATGAGGATAAAAGCTGGAGGGACGAATTACTCGAAATCTCACGATCAAAACAAGCTCGAGCCGAATCGGAGCTTCTTTGTCTGCGGCAG GTGTGTGAAAACCAGCAGAATGATCTACAGCTGCTCAAGTTGAACTTGGAGAGTGCCAGAGAGACGCTACGACATCATGAGGGTCAGAGGTCACGACATAAAGGTCAAAGATCACCTGAGAG GACTGATTCTGGTATAGGATCCAGTCAGGTGATGATATTCAGTGAACAGCAGGACACAGAAATAGACACAGGGTTGATATCCAATCTGAATCACAGCACAGGCAGAAATATTTCTTCAGATTTAACGCAACATCCTCACGTTGAAGCAGAAACGCAAACTTACGACGAGCGTGAGTTTGGCAGCACCACTCAGAGCTTTAAAAACCCAGAGGTCAAAGGACAGTCAGCTGTAGGTGAAGATGACTCGGACAGTGTCCGTACTACGGGCACCTTTACTGCTAGACAGGGTACCATCAGTGACCAACAGTTTCATGACAACCCATCTAAAGAAACCGGTGTTCAGTGTTCGCCCCACAGCGCCTCGACAGCTCGGTGCTGTGATGACTCTGCTAACCCACCAGAGAGTCGAACCCATCAGGCTGTTTATTCTGACGATGGGGCTGGGATGGATTTTATGGCTTTCATTGACTACCATCCAGATATGGGAACACCTCTGTGTCTTGTTGACATGGATGTCGATCCAAAATTCTCCTG TACTGCAGATCTGAGCTGTCTTCACCTGGATTGTCCCTCACCTGGAAGTGGGCGGAGCTCCGGTCGTTTACACGATTCTGCATTAAGCATTGAGTTCAGCGGCAATGAG GAGGGGTACAACTCATCCACGAGTCGCTTACAGCGTTTGCTGGCTGAGTCTCGGGAAATGGTGGCAACTTTGGAATGCACTTCCGGAAAACCTGTCAGCCCGGCTCAAAGCCCCACAAACAGTGATGCTGTCTGTCAACTACAAACTAGCAATGGCAGTGGCAGTCACCACAACCACTCCCAGTCCTCCACCCATAGTCAAGAAAGCAGCAAAACAAGCAGG GAGAGTGACTTCAAAAACAGTCAAGGAAGCAAGGATTTGTAG